The sequence ttttaatatgccGATTacaatcataaatttcaatatttaacaactaccaataataataatgatcaTATACTCTTtatcatatcaaataatatgattaaatataatgattaaataactcgattataataaatcatgttaaatatcaatatccaacaaatacaattataacaatcattctctgatcaataatattatataaataaaattatgagatctCAATTTCACCAATTGAACTACATCTCGTTAGCTTCAATTTAGTTGGAGACGCTATCGacgaatatatatagtttaggCCCATGAAAAATGGGAAACTCATTGTGCTTGAATCGATGTATTATTAATCTATCCATCATCGTATCAGCAACCAGTGCGTGGATCCAATCAAGCGTTAGCATAAAATATCCCAACGATTTACATAAACAACGCAGTCATTTTATTCATGAAAGAAAAGCAAACTACAACAGGAAAAGGAACCGCGAAACTGgagaaattacataacaaaaacaaacaatcaAAGCTCCCAACTTTTCATCTAAGTCTATTTGCTttgttgttttcctttaaaCCTGCACTGCCGACGCCCACAATACCTCCCACCGTAAGCCTCTGCTTCTTGGCATACCAAAAATACTGCTTGGACTTAACCTTAGTAGCCAAATCCACCCGGAAAACGGCGGTCGACCCATTGGAAACTGCCGCAAAGGCGTCCCCCCATGGCACTCCACGAGTCGTGGTAACGTCTCTCTTGTGGGCTGTCTTCCTCATGCCTTGGTAGAATCCTGGCACCGTGTGTCGGGCTATCGGGATAAAGAGCGCGCTCCTGTCTCCACCGTAGTTGTAAGAGATGGTCAGGTTTACGTTATCGTAGCGAAGGCCATTGAAAGGCATTACGTTTTCGAGCTTAAGGTCGAAGAAGATAAAGGTGTTGGCTCTGGTGGTGCTGGAATTGGTATATGTGTTGAGGGCCGGAACAAATAAGTCAGTTATGTAGCATTTTGGCTTGTGGTTCTGAAAACTCAGGAAGAAGCAGATAAGGAGCACAAGGACGCCCAGCAGGCATTTGCAGGCGGCTTTTACCTCCTCGGAACTACTCATGCTTACACGGCTGGCCTGGAGGAGTCTAAGATGAAGAGATGGTGTGGATGCTGCTTTATGTCTACCTTCCGGGCACCATTATATAAAGGAAAACCTCAACCAACAGCACATcacaagaaagaaacaaagttAATTATAGTTGTTACAATCGAAATTTTAGTCCGACCCGTTCGATCAAATTCAGACcaatttttatgtgattggaatacaatttaagaaaagtgaCGAATTACAGAAAAAGTGTCACACACTTGCTTTGTGATTGATTTCATTCGTCCAAACTTAATTCGAGGAaaattttttctgtaataaatcactaattttaattaaataataattaacaaacatgtgttattatgaaaataaatttcacaagTGACATAAGTCTATACATTCATGTGGTGAAAGCGATAAGAAAGTGTGAGGCCCTGGTTTCCTTGCTTGGTTTCATTCTCACTCTttgttatttcaatttttaaaataagggtcaaagtaaaaataggtttatttatacatattctcattaaaaatagtttattatcATTCTTATCTcaatcactattttttttatatatattcaattaccaatttttatgaattaataatatctctTTTCATAATACTTTGATATATACGACACCACTAACAATTctataataacataatttaacaattacgaaaaaaattgatattaaaatcagCGTCGAgctaattagtaataaaactGTCGTTTCTAatctacaatttttaatatatatttttaaacaatccGTTTTTACAATTTCAGACACGACGATGGgatattttcaaaagattttaaaattattgcaatttatttatcagGTCAAAAttcttcttaaattaattaaataaatagacgcaaagaaataaattaaacataaaccATCATAATGCCGTTTGCCTTTCGCATGTTTCTCCTCCTCATTCTTTTCCGTTTTCTTCTTCCCAAAGCGTATCAATTtctacttataattattacttttaaacactcctaatttttatgtttattcactttttcaaaaaaaatcgaccacttttaaaaagttataagtCTGCGTAACTTTTGAGTTAAAGACTATTTTGACATTTTcgtcttttaactttttagaatttatatcAGTTTGATCCgacattttcttaattttgcaattttaattcttttctttgccGTATTTTACTTTCATCGATGAGAAGGGTGAactccaacaaaaaatattattgatattgcaaaaataaaaatacaaaatcaaaataatatattagaaaattgaagagcaataatacaaaataatctgaattacagaactaaaattgcatttaaatcATTACTTTTCAACTTAAGCTTccaaataaactaataaagtATTCCGCGAAATTTGGGCATTACAGTATTGCTCTAGTActaaaatagagataagtccactttttttacttttctttttaaaaaatacagataaGTCAAACCTGCAAAGATCGATGGTCAATATTATATAggaattagggataattataatcatggtcaatattatataggaattagggataattatatcatgGTCCTCGTATATTGTGACTAATTCATTTTTAGTCTCTAGATCtattaaaattctattttaattttttaattcttaaaatgtTCATAGTTTTGACCCTTAaacctaattaataattactttgccctttcaaagaaaatatatatatagtctaactatctttttttttatgttcatGATCAGGCTCAATATgcttccaaaaataaaattatgtctGTATAAATTCgtacaccaaaaaaaaataatattctacaATATTAATGACTATGGCTAAAAACAATGATAAATGACTACTATTAACTACGATTAATCAAAACTTATGTAAAAAATCAGTTTTTCCACCCGctacaagaaaacagaagattagtgacaaaaaattcaagtgacaattttaatattgttactacctatatatatttaatgacaaGACTGTTTAATTTGTgataataagaaattttataattttaataattactattattttgtaaaaattattattaacatgaattaatgataaaaatatgtcCACAATgttgtcactaaatacaattagtgaTTCATGTATAGTGACGATTTAGTGATAACAAACAATAGTTGTTACTATCATATATTGTCGCTAAATTGtcactataaatatatcactaattgtatttagtgacaactttgtatatattttttgtcactaataattacATAGTGACAAGATAAAAGTTGTTGTcactcaatatattttattaatgataactttaaaattatcacttgataatttgtcattaatatCATACTTTCTTGTAGTGaccattaaaaaattatttatcccaCTATGAAaaatggtcaaaatatttgccacgATTAAGATCCATGGTAAAAATACTTGCCATGAGTAAAAGTCACCCTCACAAAAACCACGGCCAACAACCGTTGCATGGCTTGGTCAATAAATATTTGCTACAACTATTTGTtattaactatgataattaatcgtagttaaatgttataattcttCTAGAGATACCTTTCTTTGACTGCCTTATTCCCCGGGTCttccaagtcctcgattttacAGACTTTTTTCAAGTACACTATCCAGGAATACCGAGGATTTGGAATACTTGGGAATAAGACGGtcaaaaaaatgtatgaatttatgaagATTTAATTTCCTTTCTGAAAGCATGTTGGGATAAGGAAAAGATAGTtggactatatatattttttataagggcAAAATAGTCATTAATTAGGTCTAAGGACCAAAactgttaatattttgaaaattaaaagactaaaaaagaatttcaatatatttaggaaCTGAAAACGAATtaggatgaaaattttcttttttccttatgATCTTTAAGTAACCTTGAAAAGTTATTGGGTCtttgaaaatgtatttcttgagaattttgtaaacgttaattaaatatatttcaatagtGAATTAATGAagattttaatgaattaattaatagtagatgaataagaaaacaattatatttatcttaatttattattacctgttgtgtaaattatttctttcgCAACAAACGCTTGACGTGAGGGGGAGGGATGGCTATATTTTTGGACGGCGAACTCCGGGCGAATATGAAGCGCATGGATACAAATTATGCGAAAGACAATTCCGAATCCACTTTGTCTACAAACAAGAAAGCTATAAGTAATGCAACTATGAATTTTATGGAGAGTTTGATCCTAGCTCAGGACGAACGCTGACGGCATGCTTAACACATGCAAGTCAGACGGGAAGTGGTGTTTTCAGTGGCGGACGTAAACAAAGAGACcaaatatatgtgtattttcactttttttttgtttgtttctacTTACTTATCATAGTTGAATTAC comes from Sesamum indicum cultivar Zhongzhi No. 13 linkage group LG10, S_indicum_v1.0, whole genome shotgun sequence and encodes:
- the LOC105171795 gene encoding protein NDR1, coding for MSSSEEVKAACKCLLGVLVLLICFFLSFQNHKPKCYITDLFVPALNTYTNSSTTRANTFIFFDLKLENVMPFNGLRYDNVNLTISYNYGGDRSALFIPIARHTVPGFYQGMRKTAHKRDVTTTRGVPWGDAFAAVSNGSTAVFRVDLATKVKSKQYFWYAKKQRLTVGGIVGVGSAGLKENNKANRLR